One stretch of Bremerella cremea DNA includes these proteins:
- a CDS encoding ABC transporter permease: MLGLRIWKLGIKSLLLHPMRSLLTILGIFIGVASVIWLLAISEGISAKAQQQIEKLGAENIIVRTVKPPSEATAEQRGPLTYGLTRDDWRLLDETLHSVDTATPIREIRRQIRRGPNTVHGRLVGCTPEYAQLNHLEVQGGRGHFISQVEVERESNVCVLAAEVAEALFQFEKPIGKTVHVDQDEYVVVGVLKPKGATAAVGGSLSGQEFDKDVYIPITTLWQRMSDYIITRESGSFSGEIVELNQVTLKVGNVDHVMNTAELVRESLSHHNRLRDVSVVVPLELLEQAKQTKFMFMVFMGLIAAISLLVGGIGIMNIMLATVTERTREIGIRRALGAKRGDIIRQFLVETIVLSVVGGLTGVLGGLLCIPAVDLARFLANAYDPALVAELPDTIRDVRPLIVPLSIPLAFGISVIVGVVFGLYPASRAADLDPIEALRAAN, from the coding sequence ATGCTCGGACTTCGCATCTGGAAACTTGGAATCAAAAGCTTGCTGCTGCACCCCATGCGGTCGCTGCTGACGATTCTTGGTATCTTCATCGGCGTTGCGAGCGTGATTTGGTTGCTGGCAATCAGCGAAGGCATTAGTGCCAAAGCACAGCAGCAGATCGAAAAACTGGGTGCTGAAAATATCATCGTTCGCACCGTAAAGCCGCCGTCGGAAGCCACGGCAGAGCAGCGCGGGCCGTTAACGTACGGGCTAACTCGCGACGACTGGCGTTTGCTCGACGAAACGTTGCACTCGGTCGATACGGCCACCCCTATCCGAGAAATTCGCCGGCAGATTCGCCGAGGACCGAACACCGTTCATGGACGATTGGTCGGCTGCACGCCGGAGTACGCACAGCTGAATCACTTGGAAGTCCAAGGAGGCCGGGGGCACTTTATTTCTCAGGTCGAAGTCGAACGTGAGTCAAACGTTTGTGTGCTTGCCGCCGAAGTTGCGGAAGCTTTGTTTCAGTTTGAAAAACCGATCGGCAAAACCGTTCACGTTGACCAAGACGAATATGTCGTCGTCGGCGTGCTGAAGCCTAAAGGGGCGACGGCTGCTGTGGGGGGAAGTCTCTCAGGCCAAGAGTTCGATAAAGATGTTTACATTCCGATTACCACATTGTGGCAACGGATGAGCGACTACATCATTACCCGTGAAAGTGGGTCGTTCTCGGGAGAAATCGTCGAGCTTAACCAAGTGACGCTCAAAGTCGGCAATGTGGATCATGTGATGAACACCGCCGAATTAGTCCGCGAAAGTCTTTCGCATCACAATCGGCTGCGTGATGTCTCTGTGGTTGTTCCGCTAGAGCTGCTGGAGCAAGCGAAGCAGACCAAGTTTATGTTCATGGTCTTTATGGGTTTGATTGCGGCCATTTCTTTGCTGGTCGGTGGTATTGGGATCATGAATATCATGCTCGCCACGGTCACCGAACGCACGCGAGAAATTGGTATTCGCCGCGCTCTGGGGGCCAAGCGAGGTGATATCATTCGCCAGTTCCTGGTCGAAACCATCGTTCTGTCGGTGGTGGGTGGTTTGACTGGGGTGTTAGGGGGGCTGCTTTGCATTCCTGCGGTCGACCTGGCCCGTTTTCTCGCCAACGCCTACGATCCTGCCCTTGTGGCCGAACTGCCAGATACCATTCGAGACGTTCGCCCCTTGATCGTGCCGCTTTCGATTCCGTTGGCTTTTGGAATTTCGGTGATTGTGGGGGTCGTGTTCGGACTTTACCCCGCCAGTCGAGCCGCTGATCTCGACCCGATTGAAGCCCTCAGGGCGGCGAATTAG